Below is a genomic region from Isosphaeraceae bacterium EP7.
ACGAACTCGTCCGCCGTCAGGCACCGCAGGGCTTCTGGCAGGACAGCATCTGCCAGGAATACGGCACCGCGATGGCCCTGCTCGTCCTCCAGATGCCCAACAACTATCTGCCAATTTTCCAGCGATAATCCCTCAGGCCAGGGCCGATGGGCCCGGGGATTGCACTCAACGTGTCAGGCTCAATCCGGACGTCCGACACGCGAGGCCCGACCGCTTTGAGACCGCCCACCGAAATCGATCCTGCTGGCGTCGCCCGAGCTTCGAGCCACTCCGTCGAGGTCCCACCTCGCCGCCCGGTGGCCTTGCGGGTCGCGGCGGCCCTGCTCGCATGTTGGCTCCCCCAGCCGGCCGGAGTTTCCGCAGCCCCGGCCGAGCCGACGTTCACGGCCATTGGAGTCGACGGGAGCCACGTCGGCGGCCGGCTCCGGATCCTCTCCGAGGCCGAGGGCGTCACGATCGTCGACGAGGCGGGGAAGGACCGAGTCGTCCCCGTCGACCATCTCTTCAAGCTCGAGCGTGACGGGACCCCGCGTCCAATCACCTCGAAAGAAGCGATTGTCGTCTTCCCGGAAGGCGACCGCCTCAACCGTGTCGAGATCGGCACCGCCGGCGAGGCGAGCCTCATCGTTCAGTCGACTTTCCTGGGCCAGATTTCGGTCCCCCTGGACGCACCCATTGGCCTGATCACCAACCCGCCCGCGGATCCCGAGGGCCGGCAGGCCCTCATCAATCGCGTCAGGGCCGACTCCCGCACCTCCGAGGTCCTCTGGCTGGCCAATGGCGACCGACTCCAGGGGAGCTTGCTGGGCGTCGGCGAGAAGTCCCTGACGTTCCGCGGGGATGCGGGGCAGACAGAGGTCGCCAGATCGGGCCTGGTGGCCATCGGATTCGACCCTGCCCTCGTCTCCTATCCGCGTCCTGAGGGGGTCTGGTGGGAGCTGAGCCTCAACGACGGATCGCGCCTGGGCATCCTCGGGGCTGAGATCAACGACG
It encodes:
- a CDS encoding NPCBM/NEW2 domain-containing protein — protein: MRPPTEIDPAGVARASSHSVEVPPRRPVALRVAAALLACWLPQPAGVSAAPAEPTFTAIGVDGSHVGGRLRILSEAEGVTIVDEAGKDRVVPVDHLFKLERDGTPRPITSKEAIVVFPEGDRLNRVEIGTAGEASLIVQSTFLGQISVPLDAPIGLITNPPADPEGRQALINRVRADSRTSEVLWLANGDRLQGSLLGVGEKSLTFRGDAGQTEVARSGLVAIGFDPALVSYPRPEGVWWELSLNDGSRLGILGAEINDGVLKARTRFGATLAVPMSEVRRIAVRRPGIVYLSDIDPLKAQYIPYIGPVRPFRKDESVEGQPLRLGGLAFDRGLGTQSRTLLAYRLGPGDRRFQATLGVDDRAGPLGSVVFRILVDGKERFSSPPMSARDTPLNVDVELDGAKFLILATEFGDRGNVRDLADWVEARLIR